The Prunus persica cultivar Lovell chromosome G8, Prunus_persica_NCBIv2, whole genome shotgun sequence genome includes a region encoding these proteins:
- the LOC18766566 gene encoding transcription factor ABORTED MICROSPORES translates to MIIIMQNLTERLRPLVGLKGWDYCVIWKLSENQRFIELMDCCCSGADENTQTNGGQELLFPVYPVLPCRDTMQHSRTNSCDVLAQLPSSLSLDSGIYAHPLISNQPIWLNSSSNRDSSAMAERDGTRVLVPSAGGLIELFVSKDVSEDQQVIDYITAQCNISKEQDTLLGAGCNTSFPVNIQDMSTEIQPHAFPGNENEGNDNLNSNHFQQPPVVSPSVDHDSNVPYDISVDRIRLCSASPMNFLQHVTYNSENSMKNCNSNVYYEQRSHESLGEMGLQADADAPNMHNSMHVMEALENMEQQGVEDQDSVQHEAQGGRTADNSGSDCSDQIDDEDDTKYRRRTGKGPQSKNLFAERKRRKKLNDRLYCLRSLVPNISKMDKAAILGDAIDFVKDLLRQVKELQDELEQHSNDEGPNKKTSANICGNHNNFQPEILNQNGTSITNKPENGDKPPNGFHVGTAGDIGNISKQKQDSDSTNDRGQQMEPQVGVTQLDGNEFFVTVFCEHKPGGFVRLMEALDTLGLEVTNANVTSFRSLVSNVFKVEKKDSEVVQADDVRDSLLEITRNPSSKVWPEMAKAKASENGSGLDHFHHDDHNHYQQHHLHNYHASSYNLQHLYNY, encoded by the exons ATGATCATCATTATGCAAAATTTGACTGAGAGGCTTAGACCCCTTGTGGGTTTGAAGGGCTGGGATTATTGTGTTATTTGGAAATTGAGTGAAAACCAAAG gtttattGAGTTGATGGATTGTTGTTGTTCTGGGGCTGATGAGAACACTCAGACTAATGGAGGACAAGAACTTCTTTTTCCAGTTTATCCAGTCCTTCCATGCAGAGATACAATGCAGCACTCAAGAACCAATTCCTGTGATGTTCTTGCCCAGCTTCCTTCTTCTCTGTCCTTAGACTCTGG GATTTATGCACATCCCTTAATATCAAACCAGCCCATTTGGTTGAACTCATCTTCTAACAGAGATTCAAGTGCCATGGCA GAAAGAGATGGGACCAGAGTTTTGGTTCCAAGTGCAGGAGGGTTGATTGAGCTATTTGTCTCCAAAGAT GTCTCTGAAGACCAACAAGTGATTGATTATATCACAGCCCAATGCAACATTTCAAAGGAGCAAGACACCCTGCTTGGTGCTGGCTGCAATACAAGCTTCCCTGTCAATATACAGGACATGAGCACTGAAATACAACCACATGCATTTCCAGGCAATGAGAATGAAGGAAATGATAATCTAAACAGTAATCATTTCCAGCAGCCACCTGTTGTTTCCCCTTCAGTGGATCATGATTCAAATGTGCCATACGACATATCAGTTGATCGAATCCGCCTCTGCAGCGCTTCTCCAATGAATTTCCTACAACATGTCACTTACAACTCAGAGAACAGCATGAAGAATTGTAATAGTAATGTGTACTATGAGCAGCGTTCACATGAGTCCTTGGGAGAGATGGGGCTTCAAGCTGACGCTGATGCACCAAACATGCACAATAGTATGCATGTTATGGAGGCATTGGAAAATATGGAGCAGCAGGGTGTTGAGGATCAAGATTCAGTTCAACATGAGGCCCAGGGTGGAAGAACTGCAGATAATTCAGGCTCAGATTGCAGTGATCAaattgatgatgaagatgacaCAAAATATAGGCGGAGAACAGGGAAAGGGCCTCAATCCAAAAACCTTTTtgcagagaggaagagaaggaagaagctcAACGATAGACTGTATTGCCTTCGGTCTTTGGTTCCCAACATTTCTAAG ATGGACAAGGCTGCCATCCTCGGGGATGCGATTGATTTCGTGAAGGACTTGCTGAGGCAAGTAAAGGAACTCCAAGATGAGCTTGAACAGCATTCAAATGATGAAGGACCTAATAAGAAAACTAGTGCCAATATCTGTGGAAACCACAACAATTTCCAACCAGAGATTCTAAATCAAAATGGAACAAGCATTACAAACAAGCCAGAAAATGGTGATAAGCCTCCAAATGGATTTCATGTGGGCACAGCAGGTGATATTGGCAACATCTCAAAACAGAAACAGGACTCGGATAGTACAAATGACAGAGGACAACAGAtggag CCACAAGTGGGAGTCACTCAGTTAGATGGCAATGAATTCTTTGTGACTGTGTTCTGTGAGCACAAGCCTGGAGGGTTTGTGAGATTGATGGAGGCATTGGATACTTTAGGCTTGGAAGTAACCAATGCAAATGTGACCAGCTTCAGAAGCCTTGTCTCCAATGTCTTTAAAGTTGAG AAGAAAGACAGTGAAGTAGTTCAAGCTGATGATGTAAGGGACTCTTTGCTGGAGATAACAAGGAACCCATCATCAAAAGTGTGGCCTGAGATGGCCAAAGCAAAAGCATCAGAAAATGGGAGTGGATTGGATCACTTTCATCATGATGATCATAATCATTACCAGCAACACCATCTCCATAATTACCATGCTTCTTCATACAACCTCC